Proteins encoded within one genomic window of Drosophila willistoni isolate 14030-0811.24 chromosome XL unlocalized genomic scaffold, UCI_dwil_1.1 Seg141, whole genome shotgun sequence:
- the LOC6648280 gene encoding innexin inx1: MYKLLGSLKSYLKWQDIQTDNAVFRLHNSFTTVLLLTCSLIITATQYVGQPISCIVSGVPPHVVNTFCWIHSTFTMPDAFRRQVGREVAHPGVANDFDDEDAKKYYTYYQWVCFVLFFQAMACYTPKFLWNKFEGGLMRMIVMGLNITICTREEKEAKRDALLDYLIKHVKRHKLYAIRYWACEVLCFVNIIVQMYLMNRFFDGEFLSYGTNIMKLSDVPQEQRVDPMVYVFPRVTKCIFHKYGASGSLQKHDSLCILPLNIVNEKTYVFIWFWYWILLVLLIGLMVFRACIIFMPKFRPRLLNARNRMISIDICRTLSRRLDIGDWWLIYMLGRNLDPAIYKDVMGEFVKQLEPSKFDRTK; the protein is encoded by the exons ATGTATAAGCTATTGGGTAGCCTGAAGAGCTACCTTAAGTGGCAGGACATTCAAACGGATAATGCCGTCTTTCGTTTGCATAATTCATTCACCACGGTCCTTTTGCTGACATGCAGTCTAATCATAACTGCCACACAGTATGTGGGCCAACCGATTAGTTGCATTGTCAGCGGTGTGCCACCGCATGTGGTGAATACCTTTTGCTGGATTCATAGTACATTTACCATGCCGGATGCATTCCGTCGACAG GTTGGACGCGAAGTGGCTCATCCCGGTGTGGCCAATGATTTTGATGACGAAGATgccaagaaatattatacCTACTATCAATGGGTTTGCTTTGTGCTCTTCTTTCAG GCCATGGCCTGTTATACACCGAAATTTTTATGGAACAAATTTGAGGGAGGACTTATGCGTATGATTGTTATGGGACTGAATATAACAATTTGCACACGCGAAGAAAAGGAAGCGAAACGCGATGCCCTACTTGATTATTTGATCAAGCATGTTAAG CGTCATAAACTATATGCCATACGCTATTGGGCATGCGAGGTGTTATGCTTTGTGAACATTATCGTACAAATGTATTTGATGAATCGTTTCTTTGATGGCGAATTCTTGTCGTATGGTACGAATATCATGAAATTATCGGATGTGCCGCAAGAGCAGCGTGTCGATCCCATGGTATATGTCTTTCCACGTGTCACCAAATGCATATTCCATAAATATGGTGCATCTGGTTCGCTCCAGAAGCACGATTCCCTGTGCATTCTCCCCTTGAACATTGTCAACGAGAAGACCTATGTGTTTATATGGTTCTGGTATTGGATATTGCTTGTTTTACTCATCGGCTTGATGGTATTCCG TGCCTGCATCATTTTCATGCCCAAGTTCAGACCTCGCCTATTGAATGCCCGCAATCGCATGATTTCGATTGATATTTGTCGCACTCTGTCACGACGATTAGATATTGGCGATTGGTGGCTTATCTATATGCTTGGACGTAACTTGGATCCGGCCATTTACAAAGATGTGATGGGTGAATTTGTCAAACAGCTGGAGCCCTCCAAATTTGATCGGACCAAGTAG